Sequence from the Deltaproteobacteria bacterium genome:
GCCGGCGAGCTGGTCGTGGCGGCCGTCCTCACCGGCGGCCGGCCGGGTTGGGTGACTCCCGGAAGCAGCCAGATGGTGCCGTACCTCCTCGACGCCCAGAACGGGAGCGCCGCCTCTACCCTCGAGGACATCCTGTCCAGCGCGGACGGCCCGCAGGAGGGGAGCATGACCTTGGGCTGGCCCACCAACTGGTACATGGTGCTCGCCACCTTCCGGCCCGCTTCCAGCACGTCCACCACGCAGCCCGCGACGACCACCACCACCACCACCCGGCCGCCGCCCACCTCCACCACGCGGCCTTCGACGACGACCACCACCGCCACGACCAGCACGACCACGCTGACGCTGCCGCCGATCACGTTGCCGACGTTGCCGCCGATCACGTTGCCCCCGCTGCCTTGACCACCGTGCGGGTGGAGCTGCCGCTCCGAGAACCGTCGGTGAAGGAATGGGCAACGGCAGGGCGACGGCTCTCCTGTTCGCGCAATTCACGCAAGAAGAAGCCGCGTGAGCCGCGCGACTTCCCACATCCGGCACAACCGTGAGGCGCGGCTCCAGGGGGAGGGTAGATACCGGGCGCCGCCTCGATGCTATCGATCGCAGCTATGCGATCCCCCGCTCCCGCCCTGCTCCTCGTCGCCGCCCTCGCCGGCCCCGCGGCGGCGCAGCAATCGACCACCCCGACCTTCGTCCAGGGAGCGGCATTTTCGAGCGCGTCTCGGGTCTCGACGCTCACCGTCACACTCACCCGCCCGGTTGCGCAGGGGGATCTGTTGGTCGGGTGGTTTTCCCAGTTCGACGCCCCCGAGGAGGTTCAGGTATCGGACGACGTGAACGGCACCTGGACGCGGGTGCCCGGATCGCTGACCTTCATGAGCGACACGGGCGACATCGCCCTCTACTACCGCGAGAACAGCCAGGCGGCGCCCAGTGGAATCACGATCACCGTATCCGTCTCCTCGACCGCGTACCTGCAGGGATCGGTCGCCGAGTATTCGGGCGTCGCCCTCGCCGGCTCGCTGGACCAGATCGCCGCGGCGCGCGCTGTGGGAACGGCCGTCGACACCGGTGCGACCGCGGCGGTGGATGCGGGCGAGCTCGTGTTCGCGGCCCTGGTGACCGGCGGCTCTCCCGGCTCGGTGACGCCCGGAAGCAGCCTGGGCGTGCCGTACACGCCTCGGGCGCAGACAGGGAATGGATCCGCCTATGAAGAGGACATCACGTCGAGCGCCGCGGGCGGCCAGCACGGGACGGCCACCCTTGCCTCGGCCACCGACTGGTACGCGGTGTGCGCCGTCTTTCATCCCCTTCCCGCCACCCCGCCCACGCGACCCTCCACCCCCACCGGCCTCGAGGCCACCAGCGTGGCCTCCACCCGGGTCGCCCTCTCCTGGTCGCCGTCCACCGGCAGCGTCGCCGGCTACACCGTGTACCGAGACGGTTCCCCCATCGGGACGGCGCGGCCCGACACGACGACGTTCCTGGACGCGGACACGGCGCCGTCAGCCAGCTACACGTATTCGGTCGACGCCTTCGACCTCGCGGACGATCATTCGGCGCCGTCGGCACCTCTCACGGTCACCACGCCGGCCGCGTCACCCGAATTCGTCCAGGGCGCGGCCGCCTCGTCCGCCGACCGCCTCTCGTCGGACACCCTGACCCTGCCCGAGCCGGTTTCGGCCGGCGACCTGCTGGTCGGCTGGTTCAGCCAGTTCAACGCCCCGGGTGAGGTGCAGGTCTCGGACAACGTCAACGGCCCCTGGACGCGCTCGGCCTCGACGACGTTCAGCGGATCGGGCGACATCGCCCTCTACTACCGGGAGAACTCCGCCGCCGCGCCCTCGGGCCTCACGATCACGGTGTCGGCGTCCGCGCCCGCATATCTGCAGGAGGCGGTCGCGAATTTCAGACACGTGGCGACGGCGGGAGCGCTCGACCAGACCGTGCTATCGGAAGGCACGGGCACCCACGCCAGCGTGGGTCCGAGCGCCTCGGTCCCTGCCGGCGAGCTGGTCGTGGCGGCCGCCCTCACCGGCGGTCAGCCGGCTTCCGCGACTCCCGGAAGCAGCCAGAGGGTGCCGTACGTTCTCGACGTGCGGAACGGGAGCGCCTCCTCCGACATCGAGGACATCCTCTCCAGCGCCGAGGGCCCGCAGGAGGGAAACCTGACCCTCGGCACGGCCACCAACTGGTTCATGGTGCTCGCCACCTTCCGCCCCGCTTCCACCACGGGCACCACGCAGCCCGCGACGACCACCACTACGACCACGCGGCCTCCGCCCACCTCCACCAGCACCACTCGGCCGACCACCTCCACCACGCGGTCTCCGACGACCACCACCACGACCACTCGGCCGACTACCTCCACCACGCGGCCCGCGACGACCACCACCACGACCACTCGGCCGACCACCTCCACCACGCGGCCTTCGACGACCACCACCACGAGGAGCAGCACGAGCACGCTGACGCTGCCGCTGCCGACGATCACGCTGCCGCTGACGACGACCACGCTGACGCTGCCGCCGCTGCCTTGACCATGAGGGTGGAGCTGCCGCTCACGCAGCGACGATGGCGCCGACCGTAGCCGGGGACGTCGGTCTTCGCGCGTCCGGGCCGGAGTCCACACGGACGGACTTCTGCGGCGGGCCAGCCCGACTTCCGCAGGTCGAGGGGTCGAGGTACGGGATTCTGCATGCTTGGCTCCGAAAGTTGGCCCTACACCGCGGCGAGCTCGGGCGCGCGCCGGGGCCGCTCTGCACGCGGATCTCGGAACCAGGTCCTACGAAACCTCGCGACCCTGCACGGGTCCGGCCCGCCGGAAATTTTTTCGTGGACCGAACTGCGGAAGTTGAGCTAGTACCCCGATCCGCCGATTCGTGAGGGCCTTAGGGTCAATCATGGCGCGCCAGGTGAAAGCCGAACTGGGTCGTGAGTGAGGCGAAGCCCCTTTGCGCACGGGGCACGGAATGATCGGGGTGGGAGTGACGCTCTGCGCCGCAGCGGCGTTCGCGGTGCCGCTCGTAGGCTTCGCTGGACAGGAGAGCGCGGGGGACGAGTGCCTGGTCGAGGTCCACGACCACGGCGGCGACGTGCCCGACGGGAGCACGCTCTGCCAGGTCGCGAGCCGCAAGATCTGCACCTTCAGCCTCCAGCTGTGCCGCACCCAGCCCGGCTGCGTGCCTGCGTCGTCCGAGAAGGCCATAGGGACGACCTGCAGCCCGGGGAGGCTCAGGATCACGAAGGCGCAGTCGTCCTGCGGCTCGTTCGTCGACATCAAGGTCCGGACCAAGAGGAATGGCAAGAGGATGCAGGCGTGCACGATCCGCGTCGCGGCCAAGTCGAGGCACAAGCCCGCGCGGATGGACGTCGACGGGATCACGCTCGAGTGCATGCCGGCAGGCAGCGCCTGCCCGGGCCCGACCACCACCACGGTCTCCACGAGCACGACCACCACGACCACGCGGCCGGGAACCTGCACCGGTGCCTGCCCCATCGACACGGTGTTCCTCATCGTGATGGAGAACCACGACTGGTCGAGCATCAAGAACAGTCCATCAGCGCCGTACATCAACCACACGCTGCTGCCGATCGCCTCGCACGCGGAGCAGTACTACAACCCGCCCAACCTGCACCCGAGCGAACCCAACTACCTCTGGCTCGAGGCCGGGACGAACTTCGGCATCCTCAACGACGCCGACCCGTCGAGCAACGTCCAGAGCACCGGCCGCCACCTCGTCAACATGCTCGAGGCGGCCGGGCTCTCGTGGCGGGCCTACCAGGAGGACATCAGCGGCACCGACTGCCCGCTCACCAATGTCGGCTTGTACGACGTCAACCACAACCCGTTCGTCTACTTCGACGACGTCACCCAAGGGAACAGCTCCCGGGCGCCGCGCTGCATCGAGCACGTTCGTCCCTACTCGGAGCTGGAGACGGACCTCATCTACGACAGGGTGGCGCGCTACAACTTCATCACGCCGCACCTGTGCAACGACATGCACGACACCTGCCCGCCGCTGAACGATCCCGTGCAGCAGGGCGACGCCTGGCTGTCGACGGAGGTGCCCAAGATCCTCGCGTCGCAGGCCTACGCCCGCAACGGCGCGCTCTTCATCCTCTGGGACGAGGGCGACACCGGCGACGGCCCGATCGGCATGATCGTGCTCTCGCCCAAGGCCAAGGGCGGGGGGTACTACAACGCCATCCATTACACCCACAGCTCGACGCTGCGCACGATCGAGGAGATCTTCGGCGTGACGGCGATGCTGGGCGACGCGGCGAACGCCACCGACTTGCGCGACCTGCTCGTCAGCTTCCCGTAGACGGCTCCGACGCCGCTCGCGTCGACCCGCGACTCGGGCGCCATCGCCGCCACGCCGGCTGCTACGCCTGCATCGCCTGGGCGATCAGTTCCGCCATCCCGAACTTGCCGTCCCTGGCGAACTCCGGGATGGGCTGCCAGAGCGGGGTCTGATTGAGGAACGAATGCCGGTCGCCCAGCAGCAAGCCGACGAACACCTCCCCGACGATGCGCCCGCCGACCGGGCCGAGCCGGATGGGCGTCTGATTGTCGACGAACGCCTGCTGGGCCTCGGCCAGCACGTAGTACCAGAGCGGAGCGTTTTTGCGGAACTTCGGGGATATGTCGGCCAGGTGGATGTTGGCTGCGGCATCTTCCTCGGTCGCCTTGCCGACGCGCAGCCTGTCATCGGGAATGACCGGCACGCCCATCCTCCTCGCCACGTCCTGGCCCGACGGCAGCCCCATGCGCAGGCCGCGCAGCAGGTTGCGCTCGGCCAGCGAAGCGACCTGCGAGGCGACCTGGGGCGGCAGGTTCCCCAGCGGGTTGACCAGTGACGAGTCGATCTTGTAGGCGGGCTGGCGGCGCCGCTTCCCGTGGCGGGGGGCCGGCCCCAGGTCGAAGAACAGGTTCCATTCGATCGCCAACCGGGCGGGGAACTCGCGGAAGCCCGTCAGATCGAGCACGTTGGGATCGAGCGAGAAGATCACCTGCCGGTCCGCCAGCGTGGTGTTGAGCCGGTACTCCGGCCGCACCATCGAGTGACCGAACCGATACGCCGCGACCGAGAACTCGACCGGCATGAACGGCTCGTGCCGCGGATGGTAGAAGCGCAGGTCGGGCCTGTCCTGGAGGATCGACGTCCCCCGTGCCAGGTGCGGGAGGATGCTCTCCAGCATCGGCCGGCCGATGATCGTGGGCAGAAAGTCGTGGAGCACCACCCACTGATAGTGCCAGCGCACGAGCCGCTGGACGGTGTGGAAGTCGGCGTGGGCTCCGTGCAGGAGGTCCGCGATGCGGTTGTGGAAGCGGAGGAACGTCGCGTGCAGCTGGGACACGATCACGTTCTCGTCGTTGCGGGGGTCGCCGATGAGGGCACGTTTGGGGCTGCCCGGCGCGGGTGAATTGCGGGGCACGTCGCGGGTGTTCGGATCGTGCGGGTTGCCGGTCAGCGGGCGGCCCAGCAGCATCCGCACCCCGTCATCCTCGTAGAGGTAGGGCTGGTCGTCGGGGCCGCGGCCGTAGAGGCAATCGAGGTCGAACCGCGGCGTGCGGAAGTCCACCAGTCCGTCGGGATCGTCTTGCTTCTGCAAGCTGCTCGCCGGGTCGAACGTGAGGTCGTGGTCGATGAACTGGCCCAGGTAGGTGACGCCGGCGCTGATGCCCGGGTCGTCCGGCGTCCCCGTGTTTTCTTCGTCGTCGTTCTCGTCTTCGGAGGTCGGTCTCGCCTCAGCCTCCGCGATCATGGCCGACGCGAGGGACTTCAGGTCTTCCTCGTCGAAGCGCGCGGGCGGCAGCGTACGGAACAGGCGGCCGAACCGGCCCTCGAACTGCGGGGATCCTGGCACCCTTTCCAGACCGCGAAGAGTGCCGTGAAGGCGTGCGGGCATGTCCTTCGTGGCTTCCATCTCCTGCCTCCTGGTGTGGTACGTCATCGCAGCGTTCCGTCCTTTCTCGGGCTACGCGTCGAGGATCCTGACGGGATCGAAGCGCAGCCCGGCCTCGTGCAGCTCCTTTGCGAGCTTCGCCTTCCACGCTCCTGCCGCATCGAGCAGCTTGTACTCGACGCCGTGGATGTCCGACGGGAGCTCCACACCCTCCTCGTAGAGCGCGCACACCCGTTCCCGGCTCAGCTTGGCGATCGAGAAGCCGAGCTCGAAGATGACGTTCTGGCGTGCGCGCGGACGGAGCTTCCGCGGCTCGGGGGCCAGCCCCCCCACGTCGTCGCCCGTCAGCAATACCACGACGAAGGCGACGGGCCACTGCGTCTCGAACTTCTCGATGAGGGTGCGCCCCCGGGCCGCCTGCTCGTCCAGGAGAATGGGCTCGAGCTGGAGCTTCATCAGAAAGCGCGCGACCTTCTCCTTCGCCTCCTCGTTTCTCCCGTAGACGATCAGGACCCTGTCGCCCGCCTCGCCGCTGCTCACCGCGGGGACGGAAGCCTCCGGCTCTGTTTCGGAGAGTCCGAGCTTGTCCGCAACGGACGCCAGGTCCCGGATTTCGGTCTGCACGACCTCTATCAAGCCCCCGGAGGAGGGCGGCGTTCGGCGCCCGTAGCTGCTGCTGCAGACCGTTCGGAGATAGCTCTCCCACACCTCGTGGGACGCGATGAGGAGCCGCAACAGCCGCTCGTTGTATTCGCGCCACGCCTGGTAGTCGTGGGCGACCGCCTCGTCTCCCCGCGCCTCCAGGCGCCGCACGAGCGTCAGGCCACGCTGGATCTGGATCCCGAGGAGCCTGGCGTGCAGGTGTGGCGGCCTCGCCGGGACCGACTGACCTGGAACCTCAGGCAATTTGCCTCCTTAAACGATCGCGGGCCCCGGCGGTCAGCCCTGCTTAAGACGTGCCAATCGGCCACGGCGCGCGGGACGGTTCGGACCGCGTGCCGGCGAGGCGATGCGGAGGCTGCTATGCACCGCGGCCGTCACGACCATGGCGGCCCGGTACAAACTTGGACGGCTCGGGCCGAGTCCTGATGCTCGGCGACCTCCCGCGCCAGCGCCGGATCCGCCTGGCTTCGCCCCCACGTCAACTTCTGGGAGACGCGTGCGGCTCCGGGGCGCCTAGCTAGCCGAGGCGCGGCTTCATCCGCCAGCGGATCAGGACGAGCAGCAGCGCGAAGAGCCCCCCCAGCGCCAACGCCGGCCCCAGCACCTCCGCGAACCCCGCCCCGCGCTCCACGATCCGTCTGAGCGCGATCTGGTACCAGCGCAGCGGGAAGAGCCCGCCCAGATCGCGCACGCCGCGCGGCATGAACTGGTAGGGGTACATCACCCCCGAGAGCACGAACGACGGCATGATGAAGAAGACGGTGATGAACACCGACTGCGCCGTGGTCTGGGCGAGCACCGAGACGAGGACGCCGATCGCGAGCGACGCGAGCACGAAGGGCAGCGTGATGGCGAACAGCGCCGGCCAGCTCCCGTGCGGCCACACGCCGAAGGCGAGCCCGCTCGAGAGGACGGCGAAGAGGAGGAGCCCGTAAGAGACGACGACGTAGGGGACGAGCTTCCCGAGCACGATCTCGAGCGGCGTGGTGGGCAGCGCCAGCATCTGCTCGTAGGTGCCCATCTCGCGCTCGCCGACCAGGCCGCCCGAGGTGACCGAGAGGCAGAGGTTCGTGAGCAGCATGCCGGCGAACGCGGCGAGGAAGAAGATGCGGTCGCTGAGCGTCGGGTTGAACCAGAAGCGCTGCCGGACGTCGATCGGACCCGGCAGCCGCGGCGCGGCGTGCCGCGTGCCCGCGGGGACGAGGCGGGTCGCGAACCCGCCCGCCACCTCCGCCACGTACGCGCCGATCCGGGCGGCGGAGAGCGGGTCGCTCCCGTCGAGCAGGAGCTGCACGCGCGGCCGCCCGCGCTCGACGTCGCGCCGGAAGTCCTCCGGGACGACGAGGACGGCGAGCGCCTGGCCGCGTTGCAGGAGGTCGCGCGCCTGGTCGTAGCTCGCGATCGCGCGCGGCGGGCGGAAGTAGCCCGTCGCCTGCACCTCGGCGACCAGGCGCCGCGCGACAGTGTCCGCGCTCCGGTCGAGCACCGCCCACGGCACGTTGGCCGGCTTGTTGGAGAGCACGAGCCCGAAGATGACGAGCATCATGATCGGCTGCATGAGGACGACGCCCAGGAAGGCGCGGTCGTGGCGCACGATGCGCGCCTCGCGGTACGCCACGGCGAGCACGTTCGACCAGAAGCGGCGGCTCACGTCCGCGCTCCGATCGTGCGCAGCGCGAGCGCCACGAACACCACTCCCGAGAGCGCGAGCACGGTGAGCTCCCAGGCGAGCGCCTCGGGCCCCGCGGCACGGAGATAGATGGCGCGGCTCACGCGGATGTAGTGCGTCGCGGGGAAGGCCTCGGCGAGCCAGCGGAAGACGAACGGCATGTTGCGGGTCGGGAACGCGAAGCCCGAGAGCTGCACGAGCGGGATGCTGAACAGCACGGTCTTCTGCACCGCCTCGGCGGCCGTGCTCGAGGTGGCCGAGAAGTAAAGGCCGAGGGCGAGCGAGAAGAAGACGTAGC
This genomic interval carries:
- a CDS encoding heme peroxidase is translated as MFRTLPPARFDEEDLKSLASAMIAEAEARPTSEDENDDEENTGTPDDPGISAGVTYLGQFIDHDLTFDPASSLQKQDDPDGLVDFRTPRFDLDCLYGRGPDDQPYLYEDDGVRMLLGRPLTGNPHDPNTRDVPRNSPAPGSPKRALIGDPRNDENVIVSQLHATFLRFHNRIADLLHGAHADFHTVQRLVRWHYQWVVLHDFLPTIIGRPMLESILPHLARGTSILQDRPDLRFYHPRHEPFMPVEFSVAAYRFGHSMVRPEYRLNTTLADRQVIFSLDPNVLDLTGFREFPARLAIEWNLFFDLGPAPRHGKRRRQPAYKIDSSLVNPLGNLPPQVASQVASLAERNLLRGLRMGLPSGQDVARRMGVPVIPDDRLRVGKATEEDAAANIHLADISPKFRKNAPLWYYVLAEAQQAFVDNQTPIRLGPVGGRIVGEVFVGLLLGDRHSFLNQTPLWQPIPEFARDGKFGMAELIAQAMQA
- a CDS encoding ABC transporter permease, with product RPAPGDAGDLGRDPAREAPPARGRVRARCRAHDAGRRLRARRLAAGERAPLHRHLLGLRLLLARPRPLLLGHLEHGRRGGAEDRAVQHPARAALGLRVPDPQHAVRLPLARRGLPRDALHPREPRHLSPCRGARGARLGAHRARALGSGVRGARAAHDRSADVSRRFWSNVLAVAYREARIVRHDRAFLGVVLMQPIMMLVIFGLVLSNKPANVPWAVLDRSADTVARRLVAEVQATGYFRPPRAIASYDQARDLLQRGQALAVLVVPEDFRRDVERGRPRVQLLLDGSDPLSAARIGAYVAEVAGGFATRLVPAGTRHAAPRLPGPIDVRQRFWFNPTLSDRIFFLAAFAGMLLTNLCLSVTSGGLVGEREMGTYEQMLALPTTPLEIVLGKLVPYVVVSYGLLLFAVLSSGLAFGVWPHGSWPALFAITLPFVLASLAIGVLVSVLAQTTAQSVFITVFFIMPSFVLSGVMYPYQFMPRGVRDLGGLFPLRWYQIALRRIVERGAGFAEVLGPALALGGLFALLLVLIRWRMKPRLG